One genomic segment of Besnoitia besnoiti strain Bb-Ger1 chromosome VII, whole genome shotgun sequence includes these proteins:
- a CDS encoding hypothetical protein (encoded by transcript BESB_078070), with protein MVRPTVPSWRLSITAVVGAACGFGCLLAGFAGASLTGLPGVFDPSLEAAAVEGVREYLAQVRNGSLERLSRITVEPPALVSVRADTAVGPDMPFEEQSDPFSPTDMSGIGAVDHTMRGGMRQPSFRWGDPNLTVTGARPHHSSASTGQTPTRPGATATTTPWPGNSREGRGKDATKSAFPAP; from the exons ATGGTGCGTCCAACGGTCCCAAGTTGGCGCCTCTCCATCACTGCGGTTGTGGGTGCCGCGTGCGGTTTCGGTTGTCTTCTGGCCGGCTTTGCAGGTGCCTCTTTGACAG GGCTTCCTGGCGTGTTTGACCCAAGCCTGGAGGCTGCAGCTGTGGAAGGTGTCCGCGAGTATCTGGCACAAGTGCGCAATGGAAGCCTTGAGCGGCTTTCTCGCATTACTGTTGAGCCGCCGGCTCTGGTATCTGTTCGGGCGGACACTGCCGTCGGACCCGACATGCCCTTTGAAGAGCAGAGCGATCCTTTTTCTCCCACCGACATGTCAGGAATTGGTGCGGTGGATCACACGATGCGAGGTGGCATGCGTCAACCGTCCTTCAGGTGGGGTGACCCAAACCTCACAGTAACCGGAGCGCGGCCGCACCACAGCTCTGCGTCCACCGGACAAACACCGACCAGGCCGGGCGCTACAGCGACAACGACGCCATGGCCGG GCAATTCccgagaaggcagaggcaaAGACGCAACAAAGAGCGCATTTCCAGCGCCCTAG
- a CDS encoding uridine kinase (encoded by transcript BESB_078080), with protein MEAGSSPSLRVSPDTSAHQRTGSLPRIRSRVPRFSALDTKAVAAFVLNSLVRGRGASGAAVSFGVPPRASRCFGCEGPGGGGRHPHTGPCPRWTPSHHLPLHPDPSFESPLCGDSRACGRETSLRTPVGGLPSVHPHLRGRLPGHSACAPSSSHAGCRGDASADGASPSSVVQHLFPLPQRDIPQSSQSAAGLAASELLGSGRYETSRDPAATLGSPAQHLLACGSVPIYACEAVNAADSSRLGTVSQSFGGSDVSLHCASARRHNEQAADPHSIANVDPLSLHFSSQARPCVHCVARSEDRRAGEKAEETRCNCRFLVAVGGVPGSGKSTLARQLAAEINRLSRERRVAGAEPRGAPLDELAPHRASVSSPSGDPQGQHATWGTDGLAAQATGPEDPAASEGERRRQNGGSLAMQPSADLKVESDSKHGVRDPLSQGDQADEFCVAVGIDGFHLTRERLSQFPDPAEAFRRRGAPWTLDLPAFWRALRDVKFRPEEKISFPTFRHDVKDPVPGGCVISPATKIVVVEGLYLGLKAREAAELEGGGDGGARAQLHQESKEWYNEDEDLFDITMFIDAPLEECERRVVQRHVAAGISSTEAEARERWAGNDALNAAFVLSHLDSAHLNALITQD; from the exons ATGGAGGCTggttcctctccttcgcttcgtGTCAGTCCGGATACTTCTGCGCACCAGCGGACGGGGTCGCTGCCTCGCATCCGCAGCCGGGTGCCACGGTTTTCTGCCTTAGATACAAAAGCAGTTGCTGCCTTCGTGTTGAATTCCCTAGTGAGAGGTCGCGGTGCGAGCGGAGCGGCTGTCTCCTTTGgggtgccgccgcgcgcctctcgctgttTTGGCTGCGAAGGACccggggggggaggccgcCACCCGCACACCGGTCCCTGCCCTCGGTGGACTCCCAGTCAtcatcttcctcttcatcctGATCCATCCTTCGAAAGTCCTCTTTGCGGAGACTCTCGTGCCTGCGGAAGAGAGACTTCGTTGCGCACACCGGTGGGCGGGCTACCCAGTGTTCATCCTCACCTCCGGGGCAGGCTTCCAGGTcactccgcgtgcgcgccctcgtcttctcaCGCAGGttgccgcggagacgcttcaGCCGATGGCGCGTCGCCATCCTCTGTTGTTCAGCAcctttttcctctcccccAGCGCGATATTCCTCAAAGTTCCCAGAGCGCAGCGGGGCTGGCGGCCAGCGAGTTGCTCGGCTCCGGCAGGTACGAAACCAGCCGAGACCCCGCTGCGACCCTTGGTTCACCTGCGCAGCATTTGCTCGCATGTGGAAGTGTCCCGATCTATGCGTGTGAGGCAGTAAATGCTGCAGATAGTTCCAGACTCGGCACCGTTTCGCAGTCtttcggcggcagcgacgtaTCTCTCCACTGCGCATCGGCGAGGCGGCACAATGAACAGGCCGCCGATCCGCACTCGATAGCGAACGTGGATCCTCTGTCGCTGCATTTCTCTTCTCAAGCTCGGCCCTGTGTTCACTGCGTCGCTCGAAGTGAGGACAGACGAGctggagagaaggcagaagagacgcgctGCAACTGTCGATTTCTCGTGGCCGTTGGAGGCGTGCCAGGCAGCGGGAAGTCCACTCTCGCCCGGCAGCTTGCGGCTGAGATCAATCGCTTGAGCAGAGAACGACGCGTCGCAGGGGCAGAGCCCCGAGGAGCGCCCCTTgacgagctcgcgccgcatcGCGCCTCGGTTTCCTCCCCGTCGGGAGATCCACAGGGCCAACATGCCACCTGGGGGACTGACGGGCTCGCAGCCCAAGCGACAGGGCCGGAAGATCCCGCGGCAAGTGAGGGCGAACGCAGGCGCCAAAACGGTGGGAGCCTGGCGATGCAGCCCAGCGCCGATCTGAAGGTGGAGTCTGACTCGAAGCACGGAGTACGGGACCCGCTCAGCCAGGGTGACCAGGCGGACGAGTTCTGCGTTGCCGTCGGGATTGACGGTTTCCACCTCACCCGGGAACGTCTGTCGCA GTTCCCTGACCCAGCAGAGGCTtttcggcgacgcggcgcgccgtggACGTTAGATCTACCTGCATTCTG gcgcgcgctgcgcgacgtCAAGTTCCGCCCTGAAGAAAAGATCTCGTTCCCAACCTTCCGCCACGATGTCAAG GATCCCGTTCCGGGCGGGTGCGTGATTTCGCCGGCAACCAAGATCGTGGTCGTTGAGGGCCTGTATCTCGGTCTGAAAGCcagagaagcagcggagctcgaaggagggggagacggcggcgcccgggCGCAGCTACATCAGGAGAGCAAAGAGTGGTACAATGAAGATGAGGATTTGTTTGACATCACGATGTTCATTGACGCGCCGCT GGAAGAgtgcgagaggcgcgtggTGCAGAGACACGTTGCCGCGGGCATCAGCAGCacagaagcggaggcgagggaaaG GTGGGCTGGCAACGACGCTTTGAACGCTGCGTTCGTTCTCAGCCATCTGGATAGCGCGCACCTGAATGCTCTGATTACGCAGGACTAG